The proteins below come from a single Rosa rugosa chromosome 2, drRosRugo1.1, whole genome shotgun sequence genomic window:
- the LOC133731375 gene encoding protein RTF1 homolog: SGRDTYGGSDSRGEDSGDGRGYVSRKPSGSQVPLKKRLDPSEVDDEHGSQEERDYNDSGSDRGGESNESDVGSNLYKDEDDRRKLAEMSELQRELILSKRAQKKDD; this comes from the coding sequence tcggggcgtgacacttatGGTGGAAGTGACTCTAGGGGTGAGGACTCTGGTGATGGTCGTGGCTATGTGAGTAGGAAACCCTCTGGATCTCAAGTTCCTTTGAAGAAGCGGCTGGACCCTTCAGAAGTAGATGATGAACATGGCAGCCAGGAAGAACGTGATTATAATGATAGCGGTTCTGACCGTGGGGGAGAGAGCAATGAATCTGATGTTGGCAGTAATCTTTACAAAGATGAAGATGACAGGCGAAAGCTTGCAGAAATGTCTGAACTTCAAAGAGAGCTGATTCTGTCCAAGAGAGCGCAGAAGAAAGATGATTAG
- the LOC133729650 gene encoding RNA polymerase II C-terminal domain phosphatase-like 1: MLKLVYKGEELLGEVEVYPEELNNKKILDELKDIRISHFSQSSERCPPVAVLHTISSNGVCFKMESKSSSSSSVQDTSPLFLLHSSCIMENKTAVMALGGLFRLCV; the protein is encoded by the exons ATGCTTAAGCTTGTGTATAAAGGGGAAGAGTTACTTGGGGAGGTAGAGGTATACCCAGAAGAGTTGAACAACAAGAAAATCTTGGATGAGTTGAAGGACATCAGAATAAGCCATTTTTCGCAATCCAGTGAGAGGTGTCCACCTGTGGCTGTGCTTCACACCATTAGCTCTAATGGGGTTTGCTTCAAAATGGAGTcaaagtcttcttcttcttcttctgttcaggACACATCGCCGCTCTTTCTTTTGCACTCTTCCTGTATCATGGAGAACAAG ACTGCAGTTATGGCCCTAGGAGGACTCTTTCGTTTATG TGTGTGA